A segment of the Methanothermococcus thermolithotrophicus DSM 2095 genome:
TCTATTTTTATAAAAGCAATTCCAAAGGATTTACCTCGATTTAATGATTTCCAGGAATGATTAAATCCCTTTCACCTGCAGGTTCAAATTCCCTCAGAGCTCCTTTTGCAATGCACTTTCTTGGCCATTTAAAGTCAAATACCAAGTGCTTATCTGCAAATGCTACTTTAACAAGTGGGTTGAAGCAGAAAGCGTCTCCTCTTGCAGCGTGTGGTGCCTGGGCTATACCTGTATATTCTGGCTGATGCCCCACATTCATGGCATAGTTTGGATAGTTTGGACCTCTTGCTTCGTGCAATGCACCCTCGTCAGCTCTAATGGATACAGAGTTTGCAGAACCACACTGATCTTGTAAGTCGTATCCATAGAATCCCAATCTGCTGTGGTATTCTTTATGTAATAGCTGACTTAGATACCATCCATTAATTCCAGCATTTGAGTTTCCTGTGGCAAATGCAACTGAACAACCTGCCGCTGCTGCAACAACCCCAGTTCTTTGAGAACCTCCAAAGTGGTCTTCCAATAATGTAGGGTATTCATCATACTGTTCCATACCATATAATGTTACTTCTGTTGTAATATCCCTCACAACATCCATTGAAGCTTCTACACCGCACAATCCATATTTGTCTTCCACATAGTCTTTACCATAATACACAAAATCATCCAAAATATCGTCTGTATAGGTTGCACTTGCATACTGTGTAAATCCTACCCCTCCTGACATGTAGGAGCCAAGCCATACTTGGTCGTAGAATGTTGCAGCTGCACCAATTACTTCCAAAGTCACTTCCGCAGGGTCATCACACACCCTTGATGTTTGGATTATGTCGGCAAATATTCCAAATGGAACTCCCCCTGGCTCATTTGCCCCTCTTGCCCTTCTTGCAGGAAGTATTGTTCCCATCTGAATAACATCTGCGTGTTTTGCCGCATATGAGAAGTCAGCAATTGCGGCTTCCCCAGCACAGAGTTTGTATGCCGTAATGAATGACATTCCAATCTGCATGGCAGACCATCTTGAAACTGTTCCACCATCAC
Coding sequences within it:
- the mcrA gene encoding coenzyme-B sulfoethylthiotransferase subunit alpha; amino-acid sequence: MDAEKKLFLKALKEKFEEDPKEKYTSFYCFGGWKQSARKREFYEAAQEITSKRGIPGYNPDIGVPLGQRTLMTYKISGTDEYVEGDDLHFCNNAAIQQLVDDIKRTVIVGMDTGHAVLEKRLGVEVTPETINEYMETVNHALPGGAVVQEHMVEVHPGLVWDCYAKIFTGNDELADELDKRFLIDINKEFPEEQAEMLKKYIGNKTYQVSRVPTVVVRCCDGGTVSRWSAMQIGMSFITAYKLCAGEAAIADFSYAAKHADVIQMGTILPARRARGANEPGGVPFGIFADIIQTSRVCDDPAEVTLEVIGAAATFYDQVWLGSYMSGGVGFTQYASATYTDDILDDFVYYGKDYVEDKYGLCGVEASMDVVRDITTEVTLYGMEQYDEYPTLLEDHFGGSQRTGVVAAAAGCSVAFATGNSNAGINGWYLSQLLHKEYHSRLGFYGYDLQDQCGSANSVSIRADEGALHEARGPNYPNYAMNVGHQPEYTGIAQAPHAARGDAFCFNPLVKVAFADKHLVFDFKWPRKCIAKGALREFEPAGERDLIIPGNH